From Desulfosalsimonas propionicica, the proteins below share one genomic window:
- a CDS encoding sensor histidine kinase yields the protein MNNHTEKTKEAPAQEDFREYYRKLRKRLFAASCIAFLIPLILLSVYFHIQFNVNLKKSSQLHLMSLAESQRNTIDLFLQERVANILSLFHRSEFHLTPNQARMNSYLMHLSEFSDAFVDVGFMNPQGLQIGYAGPYPHLRGKDYSQENWYQSLMKAERNYYISDIYLGFRNKPHFTIAVKQPVGPGTYVMRATLDPDKFYMFLRTIAQGKAVECSLINMEGNYQIVDPDQGELLAKSPYNPLALMASDVVEFSFEGKKHLVASARLTEVPWLLIVGQPEEIAYAKMYQTRRVMIAAGVLIVLVVFTAIWLTTSRLLRKAEETEASRRELKSQLFHAAKLVSIGELAAGVAHEINNPLAIILSQCRVVNDIFDPEYGGSQAAGPETGEQVREEVAIIEEAVYRARGITEKLLQSSRRTEPKLEKCHMNDLIDEVIDGFMERELKVSNIELVRDYDPELPHILTDRDQMRQVIQNLINNAVDAIGEEGKITLAARRAGNEVRITVSDTGKGMTQEELEKIFLPFFTTKQAGKGTGLGLPISLNIVESMGGRIDVQSMPGAGTSFIITLPVADSERSG from the coding sequence TTGAATAATCATACAGAAAAAACAAAGGAAGCCCCGGCGCAAGAAGATTTTCGGGAATATTACAGGAAACTTCGAAAACGTCTTTTTGCTGCCAGCTGCATTGCATTTCTGATTCCCCTGATTTTGCTTTCGGTTTATTTCCACATTCAGTTCAACGTCAATCTTAAAAAAAGCAGTCAGTTGCATCTGATGTCGCTTGCCGAAAGCCAGCGCAATACCATTGACCTGTTTCTTCAGGAACGGGTGGCCAATATCCTGAGCCTGTTTCACCGCAGTGAATTTCATCTCACCCCCAATCAGGCGCGGATGAACAGCTATCTCATGCACCTGAGTGAATTCAGTGATGCATTTGTGGATGTGGGCTTTATGAATCCGCAGGGTCTGCAGATCGGATATGCCGGCCCTTATCCCCATCTGCGCGGAAAAGACTACAGTCAGGAAAATTGGTATCAGAGCCTGATGAAGGCGGAGCGCAATTATTATATCAGTGATATTTACCTGGGATTCCGCAACAAGCCTCACTTCACCATCGCCGTCAAGCAGCCGGTGGGCCCGGGCACTTATGTGATGCGCGCCACCCTGGATCCGGACAAGTTTTATATGTTTCTTCGCACCATTGCCCAGGGAAAGGCTGTGGAGTGCTCACTGATCAATATGGAGGGAAATTACCAGATCGTGGATCCGGATCAGGGCGAGCTTCTGGCCAAAAGCCCGTATAACCCTTTGGCGTTAATGGCCAGTGACGTGGTGGAGTTTTCTTTTGAGGGCAAAAAACACCTGGTGGCGTCCGCCAGACTTACCGAGGTCCCCTGGCTGCTTATAGTGGGGCAGCCGGAGGAGATTGCATATGCCAAGATGTATCAGACCCGCAGGGTGATGATCGCGGCTGGGGTTCTGATCGTGCTGGTTGTGTTTACCGCCATCTGGCTGACCACCTCCCGGCTTCTGCGCAAGGCTGAAGAAACCGAGGCCTCCAGGCGGGAACTCAAGTCCCAGCTTTTTCATGCCGCCAAGCTGGTTTCCATTGGTGAACTGGCTGCCGGTGTGGCTCATGAAATCAACAATCCCCTTGCGATTATCCTGTCTCAGTGCCGGGTGGTCAATGACATTTTTGATCCGGAGTACGGGGGGTCACAGGCTGCCGGCCCGGAAACCGGCGAACAGGTGCGCGAGGAGGTTGCAATTATTGAAGAGGCGGTTTACCGGGCCCGGGGTATCACCGAAAAATTGCTGCAATCTTCCAGGCGCACGGAGCCGAAACTGGAAAAATGCCACATGAATGATCTGATCGACGAGGTGATCGATGGGTTTATGGAGCGGGAATTAAAGGTTTCCAATATCGAACTGGTAAGGGATTACGACCCTGAGTTGCCCCATATCCTTACAGACCGGGACCAGATGCGTCAGGTGATTCAGAATCTGATCAATAATGCGGTGGACGCCATCGGAGAAGAGGGAAAAATCACCCTGGCCGCCCGCAGGGCCGGCAACGAGGTGAGAATTACAGTTTCAGACACGGGCAAGGGAATGACCCAGGAGGAGCTTGAAAAAATATTTCTTCCTTTTTTCACGACCAAGCAGGCCGGAAAGGGAACGGGCCTGGGTCTGCCCATTAGCTTAAACATTGTTGAATCAATGGGCGGACGCATTGATGTACAGAGCATGCCCGGGGCGGGCACCTCTTTTATCATTACCCTGCCTGTTGCGGATTCGGAGAGATCTGGTTAA
- a CDS encoding sigma-54-dependent transcriptional regulator — protein MAEILIVDDDVQLRQSFARLLGEEGYDVRMASSGEAGIQAVEDHLPDLVVMDVRMPGIDGIETLQRIQAIDAKLPVVIMTAFGTTETAIEATKQGAFDYVLKPFDVGDMLKIIEQAVSAGRMMHQQVQMGAGPETGGADAIIGQSPSMQKVYKAIGRVAPTDATVLIRGESGTGKELVARAIYQHSQRAGKPFLVINCVAIPETLLESELFGYERGAFTGAASRRVGKFEQAHGGTVFLDEIGDMPMSIQAKILRLLQERSVERLGGQRPIDVDVRIIAATNRDLERALEDERFREDLYYRLKVVTIKMPPLKERKEDIPLLIDYFLSRFSREMQINNPGISDEARQGVEQHFWPGNVRELGNTIKKALIFSRGYPIQAGNIYQAIAGESRDDNDGGGTDLETAGRNWIRAMLASEENPDMFNFLMDQFGRMVVGEALNLTGGNRSRAARLLGMSRPTLQARIEKYNLSLETSVKSS, from the coding sequence ATGGCTGAAATTCTGATTGTCGACGATGATGTTCAACTGCGGCAAAGCTTTGCCCGGCTCCTGGGTGAGGAAGGATATGACGTGCGGATGGCTTCCTCCGGGGAAGCCGGAATTCAGGCAGTTGAAGACCATCTGCCGGATCTGGTGGTCATGGATGTGCGCATGCCCGGAATCGATGGCATTGAGACCCTGCAGCGCATTCAGGCCATTGATGCCAAGCTGCCTGTGGTGATCATGACCGCCTTCGGCACCACGGAAACCGCCATTGAAGCCACCAAGCAGGGGGCTTTTGATTATGTTCTCAAGCCGTTTGATGTGGGGGACATGCTCAAAATCATTGAGCAGGCGGTGAGTGCCGGGCGGATGATGCATCAGCAGGTGCAGATGGGGGCCGGCCCGGAAACCGGGGGCGCTGATGCCATTATCGGCCAAAGCCCGTCCATGCAGAAAGTTTACAAGGCCATCGGCCGGGTGGCGCCCACCGATGCCACGGTCCTGATCCGGGGAGAATCCGGTACCGGGAAGGAACTGGTGGCCCGGGCCATCTACCAGCACAGTCAGAGGGCGGGCAAGCCCTTTCTGGTGATCAATTGTGTGGCCATTCCCGAGACCCTGCTGGAAAGCGAGCTGTTCGGCTATGAAAGAGGGGCTTTTACAGGAGCGGCCAGCAGGCGCGTGGGCAAGTTTGAGCAGGCCCACGGCGGCACAGTATTTCTTGATGAAATCGGGGATATGCCCATGTCCATCCAGGCCAAAATCCTGCGCCTTCTCCAGGAGCGAAGCGTTGAACGTCTCGGCGGACAGCGCCCCATTGACGTGGATGTCCGGATTATCGCCGCAACCAACCGGGACCTGGAACGGGCGCTTGAAGATGAGCGGTTCCGGGAGGATCTTTATTATCGCCTTAAGGTGGTGACCATTAAGATGCCGCCGCTAAAAGAGAGAAAAGAAGACATTCCTCTTCTCATCGATTACTTTCTTTCTCGTTTTTCCAGGGAAATGCAGATCAACAATCCGGGCATCAGTGACGAAGCCCGCCAGGGAGTCGAGCAACACTTCTGGCCCGGAAATGTCCGGGAGCTGGGCAATACCATCAAAAAAGCCCTGATTTTCAGCCGGGGATATCCCATTCAGGCCGGTAACATCTACCAGGCCATTGCCGGAGAAAGCCGGGATGACAATGATGGCGGCGGCACGGACCTGGAAACCGCCGGCCGGAACTGGATCCGTGCAATGCTGGCTTCTGAAGAGAACCCGGATATGTTCAATTTTTTGATGGATCAGTTCGGCCGCATGGTCGTGGGAGAGGCCCTGAATCTCACCGGCGGCAACCGCAGCCGGGCTGCCAGGCTGCTGGGCATGTCCCGTCCCACTCTGCAGGCGCGGATTGAAAAATACAACCTTTCCCTGGAAACATCTGTCAAAAGCTCCTGA
- a CDS encoding response regulator, with the protein MSQKIKVLMVDDEKRFRETTEKILTRRGFETIMAESGPAAIEKLAQHPDVVILDIRMEGMNGHETLAEIKKRNPDLPVIMLTGYGDLDSAKQARDQGAFDYLAKPCDIEVLTGKIREAIQSRQMPEAYRENRVKGVMIPIDEYTTLNSDVTVQEAIFELKKTFAARATSRIMETGHRSVLVVEKPMQVIGILSITDLMQMILPAYLSAPKPSTADSIQYSPLFWKGEFQRAIELHARMPIGEVMSPVPYDIDANASLMEATFQMSTYGVRRLLVKTGDKVLGIIREQDLFFEMEKILRAKPA; encoded by the coding sequence ATGAGCCAGAAAATCAAGGTATTAATGGTTGATGATGAAAAACGGTTCCGGGAAACAACGGAAAAAATTTTAACGCGCCGGGGATTTGAGACCATTATGGCTGAAAGCGGTCCGGCAGCCATAGAAAAACTGGCTCAGCATCCTGACGTGGTCATCCTGGATATCCGGATGGAAGGCATGAACGGCCATGAGACACTGGCGGAGATCAAAAAGCGCAACCCGGATCTGCCTGTGATCATGCTTACCGGCTACGGGGACTTGGATTCAGCCAAACAGGCAAGGGATCAGGGGGCTTTTGATTACCTGGCCAAGCCCTGTGACATCGAAGTGCTCACCGGAAAAATCCGGGAGGCCATCCAAAGCCGGCAGATGCCCGAAGCATACAGGGAAAATCGGGTCAAAGGGGTTATGATTCCCATTGATGAATATACCACCCTGAACTCGGATGTCACGGTGCAAGAAGCGATTTTCGAACTCAAAAAGACATTTGCCGCGCGGGCCACCTCCAGGATCATGGAAACCGGGCATCGCTCCGTGCTTGTTGTGGAAAAGCCCATGCAGGTCATTGGCATTTTGTCCATTACCGATTTGATGCAGATGATTCTGCCGGCCTATCTTTCAGCGCCCAAACCCTCCACTGCAGACAGCATTCAATATTCTCCCCTTTTCTGGAAGGGCGAATTCCAGCGGGCCATTGAACTGCATGCCCGGATGCCCATCGGAGAAGTGATGTCGCCTGTCCCCTATGATATCGATGCCAATGCATCGCTTATGGAGGCCACCTTTCAGATGAGTACCTATGGGGTGCGGCGCCTGCTGGTAAAGACCGGAGATAAGGTGCTGGGTATCATCCGGGAGCAGGATCTGTTTTTTGAGATGGAGAAAATTCTGCGCGCAAAACCGGCATAA
- a CDS encoding response regulator, which yields MPNPLILIADANAHIRFFLKREFTAAGFDVVAASVHTEVQHLLQAEQKPDLIVLDPNLPFIDWDLAIAHIRGKAPRIPVILYTPYAEDVGNQELSGPDAIVEKAPDTALLIQTARNLLERSNPWANAPGDPRIRQNPVSGGTIE from the coding sequence ATGCCAAATCCCCTTATTTTAATCGCCGACGCAAATGCCCACATCCGGTTTTTTCTGAAACGGGAATTTACGGCTGCGGGCTTTGATGTTGTTGCCGCCAGTGTTCACACGGAAGTGCAGCACCTGCTCCAGGCGGAGCAGAAACCGGATCTGATTGTCCTCGATCCGAACCTTCCCTTTATAGACTGGGATTTGGCCATTGCCCATATCCGCGGCAAAGCCCCCCGGATTCCGGTTATTCTTTATACTCCATATGCAGAAGACGTGGGAAATCAGGAGCTTTCAGGTCCTGATGCCATTGTTGAAAAGGCCCCTGATACGGCGCTGCTCATACAGACAGCCCGGAACCTGCTGGAGCGGTCAAACCCATGGGCAAACGCACCGGGCGATCCGCGTATCCGGCAAAATCCGGTATCAGGAGGAACCATTGAATAA
- a CDS encoding SLC13 family permease, protein MAVRKQKKKVTGYDKYVDWKMFGIPVVLFFLILFLPTPHGMKDVGTEYSVGPRVVVDHLTQSLFEKNSTDVEQWQLLAARMMEQNLDIGALSRKRFLSRDLGWCKKYGLDADAANFKKARHFVETRLTDAQYGQLMQQAFDLLRTDLQYESLTGKDKAAADKAAWKIKVAIAMAVFVVLCFFTECIPLPGVAFCIGLILVFTGVVTRKEVAMLYWDDAVWFIMGSLMFAAAFVKTGVDKRVCLMMFRKLAKPNVKWITLIFFIIIAPLASFISDHALAAMFLPIGILLYQNSLTSEVSEDTELAKMLMIGIAMACNIGGPGAPSGGARNVIMMTYLNDMFGLDIGYFQWVTYCMPFVIVMIPITWLILNWRFKPRIHSLAPAMDHLRGEIDRMGGWNRKQIWAIIIFAVMVFGWFTEKSFYQMGIYPIRLGIGVIAMAGAVAYLLAGVVNWRDYQEKVDWGVVWLYAGAIIFGRILDETGAAYWVARSVIEAIKPLGIDSGLPLLAVSNGLTGILTNLMADGPAAASVGPITLNMAGLVHPGTTFLPFMAMSTAVASSFAYCLIIGTPPNAIVYASGYLEPKDYLRVGIPVWVIANIILLVLTLGYWSFRGFGDLAGF, encoded by the coding sequence ATGGCGGTGCGAAAACAAAAGAAAAAAGTCACGGGCTATGACAAGTATGTGGACTGGAAAATGTTTGGCATTCCTGTGGTCCTGTTTTTTTTGATTCTCTTTCTGCCCACCCCCCATGGGATGAAAGACGTGGGCACGGAATACAGTGTGGGCCCCAGGGTTGTGGTCGATCATCTGACTCAGTCGCTTTTTGAAAAAAACAGTACGGATGTCGAACAATGGCAGCTGCTGGCCGCCCGGATGATGGAACAAAATCTGGACATCGGCGCGCTTTCCCGGAAGCGGTTTTTGAGCCGGGATCTGGGCTGGTGCAAAAAATACGGTCTGGATGCGGATGCGGCCAATTTTAAAAAAGCAAGGCATTTTGTGGAAACCCGACTGACCGATGCGCAATACGGGCAGTTGATGCAGCAGGCTTTTGACCTGTTGAGAACCGATCTTCAGTACGAGTCGTTGACCGGAAAAGACAAGGCCGCAGCTGACAAGGCAGCCTGGAAAATCAAGGTCGCCATTGCCATGGCGGTGTTTGTGGTGCTCTGCTTTTTCACTGAATGCATTCCCCTGCCCGGCGTGGCTTTTTGTATCGGACTGATTCTGGTGTTTACCGGAGTGGTCACCCGCAAGGAAGTGGCCATGCTGTACTGGGATGATGCGGTGTGGTTTATCATGGGGAGCCTGATGTTTGCCGCCGCCTTTGTCAAAACCGGGGTGGACAAGCGGGTTTGTCTGATGATGTTTCGTAAGCTGGCCAAGCCGAATGTGAAATGGATTACCCTGATTTTTTTCATTATTATTGCTCCTCTGGCATCTTTTATTTCCGACCATGCCCTGGCGGCCATGTTTCTGCCCATCGGCATCCTGCTGTATCAAAATAGCCTGACCAGTGAAGTTTCCGAAGACACCGAGCTTGCCAAAATGCTGATGATCGGAATTGCCATGGCCTGCAACATCGGCGGGCCCGGTGCGCCGTCGGGCGGGGCCAGAAACGTGATCATGATGACCTATTTAAACGACATGTTCGGACTCGACATTGGTTATTTTCAGTGGGTGACATATTGTATGCCCTTTGTCATCGTCATGATCCCCATAACCTGGCTGATTTTAAACTGGCGCTTCAAGCCGCGTATCCACTCCCTGGCTCCGGCCATGGACCATCTGCGCGGAGAAATTGACCGGATGGGCGGATGGAACCGCAAGCAGATCTGGGCCATCATTATTTTTGCGGTCATGGTGTTTGGCTGGTTTACGGAAAAGAGTTTCTATCAGATGGGCATATATCCCATCCGCCTGGGCATCGGTGTGATTGCCATGGCCGGTGCGGTGGCCTATTTGCTGGCCGGTGTGGTGAACTGGCGCGATTACCAGGAAAAGGTGGACTGGGGGGTGGTCTGGCTGTATGCCGGCGCCATTATTTTCGGGCGCATCCTGGATGAAACCGGGGCTGCGTACTGGGTGGCCCGAAGCGTCATAGAGGCCATCAAGCCCCTGGGCATTGATTCCGGCCTGCCGCTGTTGGCCGTGTCAAACGGCCTGACCGGGATTTTAACCAACTTAATGGCCGACGGCCCGGCAGCGGCCTCGGTGGGGCCGATTACACTGAACATGGCCGGGCTGGTCCATCCGGGCACCACTTTTCTACCGTTTATGGCCATGTCCACGGCAGTGGCATCATCCTTTGCATATTGCCTGATCATCGGCACGCCGCCCAATGCCATCGTGTATGCCAGCGGTTACCTGGAACCCAAGGATTATCTCCGGGTTGGCATTCCCGTCTGGGTTATCGCCAATATCATCCTGCTGGTTCTGACTTTGGGCTACTGGAGTTTTAGGGGGTTCGGGGATCTTGCCGGATTTTAG
- a CDS encoding YIP1 family protein: MELSQAHAKQFFGLRTYVAQTARIVSAPRMFFREYAESGHLLLPVFALVLSGGFYACASLLVHACQEPMAALMIFFINAAGMPVLAAGMGYVVSRLILGSRIGFVRFFGIYAWAAAVVLPLAWVPYLVLFAEVWRWWLIGTGLMIVCGLRRWQAMLVVVLTLAAMIYAYQWLSVQWT; the protein is encoded by the coding sequence ATGGAACTAAGCCAGGCGCATGCAAAGCAGTTTTTCGGGCTGCGGACATATGTGGCACAGACGGCCCGGATTGTAAGTGCGCCACGGATGTTTTTCCGGGAATACGCCGAATCCGGTCATTTGCTCTTGCCGGTATTTGCCCTGGTTCTCTCCGGCGGGTTTTATGCCTGTGCAAGCCTGCTGGTCCATGCCTGCCAGGAGCCCATGGCGGCATTGATGATATTTTTCATCAATGCCGCGGGCATGCCGGTTCTGGCAGCGGGTATGGGTTATGTCGTAAGCCGTTTGATCCTGGGAAGCCGGATTGGTTTCGTGCGCTTTTTCGGCATTTACGCCTGGGCTGCAGCCGTTGTCCTGCCTTTGGCATGGGTGCCGTATCTGGTGCTGTTCGCAGAGGTTTGGCGGTGGTGGCTCATTGGTACGGGGTTGATGATTGTATGCGGATTGAGGCGCTGGCAGGCCATGCTGGTGGTGGTGTTGACCCTGGCGGCCATGATTTACGCATATCAATGGTTGTCAGTGCAATGGACATAG
- a CDS encoding ATP-binding protein — MSWWKQISLSKRIVAHVALLELITLLIGAMAIWYAVGFRDTVNTLVDRQLKVMEASRQMESALANQKGFATYYFLDSDPKWLKELSHYREIFRKWFEVAEKMEQPSSHAELVQQIGRQYDQYVSKKDRIIEMYRSGDREKGEQMHWDVRSQFFELNRMCRVYNRLNEEEIQRFRENVREKSAVMSSFVVAGLIVSVVLGVFMAFLLIVQVIGPIRRLAAMAPEAREHTGPANEVALLDDRVRGMIADMDKAHSELQQSQQLLMHSEKMALVGKLATEVAHSIRSPMTSINMRLFSLQRNLDLTDNQKEDFEVVAEEMRRLDNIVRNFLEFSRPPKLNKKRVNISWIIDMTLELLEYRLKRHDVEIIRQQTENLPPVEADTELMKEVFVNLIVNACEAMGDGGRIFIEENQVVGDRNGCAVRISIRDTGPGIPDEARQKILEPFHTTKIQGTGLGLFITGRIIREHGGQLSIHSAEGQGANFIVTLPVPEEDGNG; from the coding sequence GTGAGCTGGTGGAAGCAAATCAGTTTGTCCAAGCGGATTGTCGCACACGTTGCCCTGCTTGAGCTGATTACCCTCCTGATCGGTGCAATGGCCATCTGGTATGCTGTGGGGTTCCGCGATACGGTCAACACACTGGTGGACAGACAGCTCAAGGTCATGGAAGCCTCCCGGCAGATGGAAAGCGCCCTGGCCAACCAGAAAGGTTTTGCAACCTATTATTTTTTGGACAGTGATCCCAAATGGCTAAAGGAACTGTCCCATTACCGTGAGATTTTCCGCAAATGGTTCGAGGTCGCCGAGAAAATGGAGCAGCCGTCGTCCCATGCCGAACTGGTGCAACAGATCGGCCGCCAGTATGATCAGTATGTGAGCAAAAAAGACCGTATCATTGAAATGTATCGAAGCGGCGACCGGGAAAAGGGCGAGCAGATGCACTGGGATGTGCGCAGTCAGTTTTTTGAATTAAACCGGATGTGCCGGGTGTATAACCGGTTAAATGAGGAGGAGATCCAGCGGTTCCGGGAAAACGTAAGGGAAAAATCAGCCGTCATGAGCTCCTTTGTGGTGGCAGGACTGATTGTTTCGGTTGTGCTGGGGGTCTTTATGGCCTTTTTGCTCATTGTCCAGGTCATCGGCCCCATCCGCCGGCTTGCTGCAATGGCTCCCGAGGCCCGGGAGCATACAGGGCCGGCCAATGAGGTGGCTTTGCTCGATGACCGGGTTCGGGGCATGATTGCGGACATGGACAAGGCCCACAGCGAACTGCAGCAAAGCCAGCAACTGCTGATGCATTCAGAGAAAATGGCGCTGGTCGGCAAGCTCGCCACTGAGGTGGCCCACAGCATCCGCAGTCCCATGACCTCGATCAACATGCGGCTTTTTTCCCTTCAAAGAAATCTGGATTTGACCGACAACCAGAAAGAGGATTTTGAGGTGGTGGCCGAAGAGATGCGTCGTTTGGATAACATCGTGCGCAATTTCCTGGAATTTTCCCGCCCGCCGAAACTCAATAAGAAAAGGGTCAATATATCCTGGATCATCGACATGACCCTGGAGCTGCTCGAATACCGGCTAAAACGCCATGATGTGGAAATCATACGGCAGCAGACCGAAAACCTGCCGCCTGTGGAGGCTGATACGGAATTGATGAAGGAGGTTTTTGTCAATCTGATTGTCAACGCCTGCGAGGCCATGGGGGACGGAGGGCGGATTTTTATCGAAGAAAACCAGGTGGTAGGTGACCGGAACGGCTGCGCTGTGAGAATCAGCATCCGGGATACCGGCCCGGGTATTCCGGATGAAGCCCGGCAGAAGATTCTCGAGCCTTTTCATACAACCAAGATCCAGGGAACCGGGCTGGGGTTGTTTATCACAGGGCGCATCATCCGAGAGCACGGAGGGCAGCTCAGCATTCACTCGGCTGAGGGTCAGGGGGCAAACTTTATCGTTACCCTGCCGGTGCCGGAGGAGGATGGAAATGGCTGA